Proteins encoded within one genomic window of Carassius gibelio isolate Cgi1373 ecotype wild population from Czech Republic chromosome A4, carGib1.2-hapl.c, whole genome shotgun sequence:
- the LOC127977261 gene encoding serine/threonine-protein kinase WNK1 isoform X2 — MSSENPDKVVTFLAPPPSNNVNGSGSDSLVGEKLDTTPVRKRRHTMDKDLKTAEHRFFRRSVICDSNVTALDLPSKACILTSPPDCEQFVVPVVLGLVPDITIDTQEGVSGVLLEEHAEDGRVAGVDGIVEVQSPSVQDVGVRQNETLGTVETEPSDVADKEEESGVADKREEEEKGVAKARAEAEQREAEKKVQEDEEVETKAVGTSPDGRFLKFDIEIGRGSFKTVYKGLDTETTVEVAWCELQDRKLSKSERTRFKEEAGMLKGLQHPNIVRFYDSWESPSKGRKCIVLVTELMTSGTLKTYLKRFKVMKIKVLRSWCRQILKGLHFLHTRAPPIIHRDLKCDNIFITGPTGSVKIGDLGLATLKRSSFAKSVIGTPEFMAPEMYEEKYDESVDVYAFGMCMLEMATSEYPYSECQNPAQIYRRVTSGVKPGSFDKVAIPEVKEIIEGCIRQNKDERYTIKDLLNHAFFQEETGVRVELAEEDDGEMIGIKLWLRIEDVKKLKGKYKDNEAIEFSFDLQRDVPEDVAQEMVESGYVCEGDHKTMAKAIRDRVSLICRKREQRQQVRAEQEKRKQEEEQMQLSSESLKNVPGSQGSAQSQCGSQPPTPGLVKPECEETDADPQLQYMHVGMTLADGVLDSGQGSSVFSEPQLSMSYSSPASSQPQQVPGQAAYPPSSQAPQQHTAYPQQPMPQSVSQPYGGGGSGLVEPPLFFPTILERPVSFSPPPSCSPKAFNVQRRKSTSILEAHTRHFQPTYHHSYGSSLHPLSGMEALGPGCEPSLFMMPRMATQRLAQPLHLQPPAEPPYGYKDMRAEQEETVRRLSLNQAALMDQLEAMAYSGYPMTAHQLSHISFHQQMKVAGAASLAYETQSQPGPAYLHPHIQSHMRLTHSPIPLLPSMSVSSSASAPQQTAAADPGHQPHSFPHSAPPVLAHTSEPNTTFDFHMHNLQADPAMLASRLYRARRGSMDLNLEEASGSQGLCGRLQPVTEELYSYVSPELPLPPGSLLLHGPKELSPEPSSDSMTSSDAGEFHSPPPHSLFQPQDCSAAQSIPQTLYYKTDGGSNVSEGHPPSQTTFLFIPPSESSTIPSSHISALHSTWARQPSHPPDLKYHESALSHQGTTLVQVPIPQSTSAMSLVSGSSPSATSASQQYGGYYVQALPSQAAVPQQVSLGQTFQPGVSLSHQQVPQQPPSTMVQSSSQTQVQPGSQPTQLLCVPTIAVAPLLQQPVPETLMYPAAVPVPATSPSALPPHLPQLVPPLVTPVPTIHVVTVPSPTEQPCLPADSPAQTSHSVSQNLMTELSQLQTPAVESCHSDVASGLSDGNEGATGGRHEGRSAKRHQRRSVRSRSRNEKTSKAKLNVLNISSMGDRVAECQLETHNRKMVTFKFDLDGDNPEEIAQIMVQSEFILESERESFIEQIREVIETADEKGVERERSQSASDHEQHVPTTSAPLEQGVPPSSATLVVHSAGRRFIVSPVPESRLREQFFISPQPTNKEPSPSVSVPLPALGLSMSASAVSLQQAFSELHQGRFDPGPSTAPPMLHVSMPPLLPAAAPLPSSAAPVVPPPVSSEVTSVSINPSGSSSPPPTLPASAMPSPPAHSQLPPTQNQAVPTVFSVISTTSSLPMPAVPAATSFPQTSVPIPAPACTAALPAHTATPMGSVSGGSSEQPPIPSASAQLTPPVIPTTAIQTPQLTPSTTAVIPTSPAQSQVPALQPVTTNTPVVQPTPMHSQPQTSTVPNQSHAHCVECDSDPQGKGVDDIQALDKKLRSLFMDLGSGLPSAQSDVTSDPLAASSIPGSSSPTACATPSSTPLPPSSLPLNSPGQPTGSPMTSMGNASTPIGYNQTTPSKAPLSRLPVLPVSPDQAGTPPTEHLPPFPGPCLTQSQQPLEDLDAQLRRALSPETVPVSSVMNQSSLTGIPSGGQPGSFSVDDESAAAPAARGYILGRFQVSAAPDENALQAPTTSHDSSSTSSSSTTSSCSSSSSSLSSPENTLHRTSSPLREMKVDEVDGLPALPNQTKTHPQPTTIGRFQVTTKTDTKVGRFSVSRSQDEALVASFQTPEPQPAPPAHPAVGNGPSPGTLNNSVSSYFSSDNDSELEDEDFKREVSKLREKHMMESQALYTRQKAEIEALFTRLGKTPPAMVNPPVVNPAGRRRRPTKSKSSKSSRSSSQGSKSPVLPATSTLSMQSAPSMYPPPQAFLAPGGMIDGGSSPLLQSFKPSPSSENLCSAYTSDATLSAPSLCVTSQGCVKFSCGSERVTFKPGGRRTRFLRKMMKKVCPCNQLCRTSSTNTVAGNGQNQNQPPISQSQSCKGMFTDELHKLVDNWARDAMTLSQSKRGSKHQQQVAPQGHSYEMVPPPNMGRKYSAPGQLCPSIASTLSSHPPMPNTPATSLGALKGSLCPTPQYGYPSAPYSAQWAGLATHTQAGLLATSQPLGQYPQVPTPLQTFHISTLQKSVSHPGGPNLKTT, encoded by the exons GATCGAAAGCTGTCGAAATCAGAGCGCACGCGGTTCAAGGAAGAGGCCGGGATGTTGAAAGGTCTGCAGCACCCAAACATTGTGCGTTTTTACGACTCATGGGAGTCGCCCTCCAAAGGCCGCAAGTGCATTGTGCTGGTCACAGAGCTCATGACGTCAGGAACCCTAAAAAC GTATCTGAAGCGCTTCAAGGTTATGAAGATAAAGGTGTTGCGGAGCTGGTGCCGGCAAATCCTGAAGGGCCTGCATTTCCTCCACACCAGGGCTCCTCCCATCATTCACCGGGACCTTAAGTGTGACAACATCTTTATCACCGGTCCCACCGGCTCCGTTAAGATCGGTGATCTGGGCTTGGCCACCCTCAAGCGCTCTTCATTCGCTAAGAGTGTCATAG GTACCCCTGAGTTCATGGCGCCTGAGATGTACGAGGAAAAATACGACGAGTCGGTGGATGTGTACGCCTTCGGAATGTGCATGCTGGAGATGGCTACCTCTGAGTACCCTTACTCCGAGTGTCAGAACCCCGCTCAAATCTATCGCAGAGTCACCAGC GGAGTTAAACCTGGGAGTTTCGACAAGGTAGCCATTCCAGAGGTGAAAGAGATCATCGAGGGATGTATTCGCCAAAACAAAGATGAAAG ATACACCATCAAGGACCTTCTGAACCATGCCTTTTTCCAAGAGGAGACCGGGGTGCGGGTGGAGCTGGCTGAGGAGGACGATGGGGAAATGATTGGCATCAAACTCTGGTTACGCATTGAAGACGTCAAGAAACTGAAAGGCAAATACAAAGACAATGAAGCCATCGAGTTTTCCTTTGACCTCCAACGAGATGTGCCAGAAGATGTGGCTCAGGAAATG gttGAGTCGGGCTATGTTTGCGAGGGTGACCACAAAACCATGGCCAAGGCCATCAGGGACCGCGTATCACTGATCTGTCGCAAACGAGAGCAAAGACAGCAGGTGCGAGCCGAGCAAGAGAAACGCAAGCAGGAGGAGGAGCAAATGCAGTTGTCCAGCGAGTCTTTGAAGAACGTGCCCGGCTCTCAAGGTTCTGCACAGAGTCAGTGCGGTTCCCAGCCTCCGACCCCTGGCCTCGTCAAACCTGAGTGTGAGGAGACTGATGCAGACCCGCAGCTTCAGTACATGCACGTTGGAATGACCT TGGCTGACGGGGTGCTTGACAGTGGTCAGGGTTCATCCGTGTTCTCAGAACCTCAACTCAGCATGTCGTATAGTTCTCCTGCATCATCGCAACCCCAACAGGTGCCTGGACAGGCTGCCTACCCTCCCAGCTCTCAAGCTCCCCAACAGCACACTGCATACCCCCAGCAGCCCATG CCGCAATCAGTGAGTCAGCCATACGGTGGAGGAGGCTCAGGTCTGGTCGAGCCCCCTCTCTTTTTCCCCACCATCCTGGAACGGCCTGTCTCATTCTCCCCACCGCCATCTTGCTCGCCTAAAGCTTTCAACGTGCAGCGCCGCAAGAGCACCTCCATCCTGGAGGCCCACACGCGTCACTTCCAGCCCACCTACCATCATAGCTATGGCAGCAGCCTGCACCCGCTTTCTGGCATGGAAGCTCTGGGACCTGGCTGCGAACCCTCCCTGTTCATGATGCCGAGGATGGCAACTCAAAGATTGGCCCAGCCACTGCACCTACAGCCCCCAGCAGAACCACCATACGGATATAAAGACATGAGGGCAGAGCAAGAGGAAACTGTGCGCAGACTCAGCCTCAACCAGGCTGCATTAATGGACCAACTGGAAGCCATGGCCTACAGTGGCTACCCTATGACTGCACATCAGCTAAGCCACATCAGCTTCCATCAGCAAATGAAGGTGGCTGGTGCAGCGAGCTTGGCCTATGAGACTCAATCACAGCCTGGGCCAGCTTACCTACACCCTCATATCCAGAGCCATATGCGCTTAACCCACAGCCCGATCCCACTGCTGCCTTCCATGAGTGTGTCTAGCTCTGCCTCTGCACCGCAGCAAACCGCAGCTGCAGATCCAGGCCATCAGCCCCACTCGTTTCCCCATTCCGCACCACCCGTGTTGGCTCACACATCTGAACCGAACACCACCTTTGATTTCCACATGCACAACCTCCAGGCGGACCCAGCCATGCTGGCGTCTAGACTGTACAGAGCCCGCCGGGGCTCCATGGACCTTAACCTGGAGGAAGCGTCTGGCAGCCAGGGTTTGTGTGGTCGACTGCAGCCCGTTACCGAAGAACTGTATAGCTACGTGAGCCCGGAGCTGCCTCTTCCCCCGGGCAGCCTGCTTCTCCATGGACCTAAAGAACTAAGTCCCGAACCTTCAAGTGACTCCATGACCTCCTCCGATGCTGGGGAGTTCCACTCGCCTCCGCCTCATTCATTGTTCCAACCTCAAGACTGTTCCGCAGCTCAATCCATCCCACAAACGTTGTACTACAAAACAGATGGAGGGAGCAACGTCAGTGAAGGACACCCACCCAGTCAGACGACGTTTCTGTTCATTCCACCTTCTGAATCATCTACCATTCCATCCTCACACATCAGTGCTCTGCACAGCACCTGGGCCCGTCAACCATCCCATCCACCGGACCTCAAATACCACGAGTCTGCCTTGTCCCATCAGGGCACTACCTTG GTGCAGGTCCCGATCCCTCAATCTACAAGTGCCATGTCTCTGGTTTCCGGCAGCTCCCCATCAGCCACCTCTGCTTCTCAACAG TATGGAGGTTACTACGTCCAAGCACTCCCTTCGCAG GCTGCTGTTCCACAACAGGTTTCCCTGGGGCAGACATTCCAACCAGGTGTCTCGTTATCCCACCAACAAGTTCCCCAACAGCCACCCAGCACTATGGTTCAGAGCAGTTCCCAGACACAGGTCCAGCCCGGCTCCCAGCCCACACAG TTACTCTGCGTGCCAACTATAGCAGTTGCCCCGTTGCTGCAGCAACCTGTGCCTGAAACGCTGATGTACCCGGCAGCCGTGCCTGTGCCAGCCACATCCCCGTCAGCGCTGCCGCCTCATCTACCACAATTGGTACCGCCTCTAGTGACACCTGTGCCAACCATCCATGTGGTCACAGTCCCCTCCCCAACCGAACAGCCATGTTTGCCAGCAGACAGCCCAGCGCAG ACATCTCATAGCGTCTCTCAGAATTTGATGACAGAGCTGTCACAACTCCAAACTCCTGCTGTGGAGAG ctGTCATTCTGATGTGGCATCTGGGCTCAGCGATGGTAATGAGGGTGCAACGGGTGGCAGGCATGAGGGTCGTTCTGCCAAACGGCACCAGCGCAGATCAGTGCGCAGCCGTTCACGCAATGAAAAAACCTCTAAGGCCAAGCTCAATGTGCTTAAT ATCTCCAGCATGGGCGATAGAGTTGCGGAGTGTCAATTAGAAACACACAACAGAAAAATGGTTACTTTCAAGTTTGATCTCGATGGCGATAACCCAGAGGAAATTGCACAGATAATG GTACAAAGTGAATTCATTCTAGAGAGCGAGCGCGAGTCCTTCATCGAGCAGATTCGAGAGGTCATAGAAACAGCAGATGAGAAAGGTGTGGAGAGAGAGCGCAGCCAG TCAGCCAGTGATCACGAGCAGCATGTGCCCACCACATCTGCGCCTCTTGAGCAAG GTGTGCCTCCTAGTTCAGCTACCCTGGTGGTCCACTCGGCAGGCCGCAGGTTTATCGTGAGTCCAGTGCCTGAATCCAGACTGAGGGAACAGTTCTTTATCTCACCCCAACCCACAAATAAAGAGCCTTCACCCT CTGTGTCAGTTCCACTGCCTGCCTTGGGGCTTTCTATGTCGGCGTCTGCAGTCAGTCTACAGCAGGCGTTCTCTGAATTGCATCAAGGCCGGTTTGACCCAGGCCCCAGCACTGCGCCACCTATGCTCCATGTCTCCATGCCCCCTCTGCTTCCCGCCGCAGCACCCTTGCCCTCTAGCGCCGCCCCGGTGGTCCCTCCCCCAGTGTCTTCTGAAGTGACCTCTGTCTCCATAAACCCTTCAGGGTCTTCGTCACCTCCTCCTACCCTTCCTGCCTCTGCCATGCCCTCCCCCCCAGCCCATTCGCAACTCCCTCCAACTCAAAATCAGGCTGTACCTACTGTCTTCAGTGTTATTTCCACCACTTCCTCTCTGCCAATGCCAGCTGTGCCTGCCGCCACATCCTTCCCCCAAACCTCAGTCCCCATTCCTGCACCTGCCTGTACTGCTGCCCTGCCAGCTCACACCGCGACTCCTATGGGATCTGTTTCTGGTGGCAGTAGTGAACAGCCGCCCATCCCCTCTGCTTCAGCTCAGCTCACACCACCAGTCATCCCCACCACAGCCATCCAGACGCCACAGCTCACACCATCCACCACTGCAGTTATTCCCACCTCACCTGCTCAGTCACAAGTGCCCGCCCTCCAACCGGTTACCACCAATACACCAGTCGTGCAGCCCACACCTATGCACAGCCAACCTCAAACCTCTACCGTGCCCAATCAGAGCCACGCACATTGTGTAGAATGTGACAGCGATCCACAGGGAAAGGGCGTTGATGACATTCAGGCTCTGGATAAAAAACTGCGCTCGCTTTTCATGGACCTAGGCTCTGGTCTACCCTCTGCCCAGTCTGATGTCACATCTGACCCCTTGGCAGCTTCAAGCATCCCTGGCTCCTCCTCTCCAACTGCCTGTGCCACCCCTAGCAGCACCCCTCTCCCTCCCTCTAGTTTACCCCTGAACTCCCCTGGTCAGCCCACAGGCTCTCCCATGACCTCCATGGGTAATGCCTCCACCCCGATCGGCTACAATCAGACAACTCCATCCAAAGCACCGTTATCAAGATTACCG GTGTTGCCTGTCAGCCCAGATCAGGCTGGCACACCGCCAACAGAGCACCTACCACCCTTCCCAGGACCTTGTTTAACTCAG TCCCAGCAGCCCCTGGAGGATCTGGATGCCCAGCTGAGACGGGCGCTGAGTCCAGAGACCGTCCCAGTCAGCAGTGTCATGAACCAG TCGTCTCTCACTGGGATCCCATCTGGAGGACAGCCAG GTTCGTTTTCTGTGGATGATGAGTCCGCAGCTGCACCTGCAGCCAGAGGATACATCCTGGGACGATTCCAG GTGTCAGCGGCTCCTGATGAGAACGCCTTGCAGGCTCCTACCACCTCCCATGACTCATCCTCCACATCTTCttcctccaccacctcctcctgtTCATCATCCTCCTCTAGTCTCTCTAGCCCTGAGAACACCCTACACCGAACCTCCTCTCCACTTAGAGAAATGAAAGTAGATGAGGTTGATGGCCTCCCTGCTCTCCCCAATCAGACGAAAACCCATCCCCAGCCCACCACCATTGGCCGTTTCCAGGTAACCACCAAGACGGACACAAAGGTGGGGCGTTTCTCAGTGAGCAGATCACAGGACGAGGCTCTTGTGGCTAGCTTCCAAACCCCAGAACCCCAGCCAGCACCTCCAGCCCATCCAGCTGTTGGAAACGGTCCAAGTCCCGGGACCCTCAACAACTCGGTCAGCTCCTACTTCAGCAGCGACAATGACTCAGAGTTGGAAGATGAAGACTTTAAGCGAGAAGTCAGCAAGTTGAGGGAGAA GCACATGATGGAGAGTCAGGCTCTGTACACCAGGCAGAAGGCAGAGATTGAAGCACTGTTCACTCGTTTGGGCAAAACACCTCCCGCTATGGTCAACCCTCCTGTTGTAAACCCAGCCGGCCGCAGACGACGTCCCACTAAGAGTAAAAGCAGCAAATCTAGCCGCAGTAGCTCACAGGGCAGCAAGAGTCCTGTACTGCCAG CAACCAGCACTTTATCCATGCAGAGCGCTCCCTCCATGTATCCGCCTCCGCAGGCCTTCCTGGCCCCTGGGGGGATGATAGATGGGGGGAGCAGCCCTCTGCTTCAGTCCTTCAAACCCTCCCCTTCTAGTGAGAACCTCTGCTCCGCTTACACCAGTGACGCCACGCTCTCTGCGCCCAGTTTGTGTGTCACCTCGCAAg GCTGTGTAAAGTTCAGCTGTGGGTCGGAGAGAGTGACCTTCAAACCAGGTGGCAGGAGGACGCGTTTTCTGA GGAAGATGATGAAAAAAGTGTGCCCCTGCAACCAACTTTGTA GGACGAGCAGCACCAACACGGTGGCAGGAAATGGTCAGAATCAAAACCAGCCGCCCATCTCTCAGTCCCAGAGCTGCAAGGGCATGTTCACAGACGAGCTGCACAAATTGGTGGACAACTGGGCCAGGGACGCTATGACCCTGTCGCAGAGCAAGAGAGGCTCCAAACACCAACAACAAGTGGCTCCTCAGGGCCACAGCTACGAA ATGGTTCCTCCTCCCAATATGGGTCGTAAGTACTCAGCTCCAGGCCAGCTGTGCCCAAGCATCGCTTCAACTCTGAGCAGCCACCCGCCCATGCCCAACACTCCCGCTACCTCTCTGGGGGCCCTGAAGGGCTCCTTGTGTCCCACGCCGCAGTACGGTTACCCCTCTGCACCTTACAGTGCCCAATGGGCTGGTTTGGCCACGCACACCCAGGCCGGTCTGCTGGCCACCTCGCAACCCCTGGGACAGTACCCCCAGGTCCCCACCCCTTTACAGACGTTCCACATCAGCACTTTGCAAAAGTCAGTCAGCCACCCGGGTGGACCCAACCTGAAGACCACGTAG